GCCCGGCCCTCGGCCCATGCCGCCCAGCTCCGGGGTCCCGACCAGCCCGATGCCCTACAACCCCGGCCCCGCGCCGTTCGGCCCGGCGCCGTCCGGTCCCGCGCCGTTCGGCTCGCCGCCGTCCGGTCCTGCGCCGGCCAGCCCGTGGTGGTCCGACGCGCTCGGTGACCCGTGGCGCGACCCGCACGCACCGGCCGCTGTCGTACTGCAACCCACCGTGACCGGCGCCGCCGAGCCCGAAGCAGTCGTCGACCCCGACGCGCCGAAGCCGCCCGGCAACCGCTCGGTGCTGCTCGTCGCCGTGGTCTCCGCGCTGCTCGCAGGCCTGCTCGGCGGCTCGCTCGGCTATGCGTTCGCGGCCCGCAACGGGATCGGTGGCGGCCGCACCGCGCTCGGCGGCAACGGCGCCTCGCCGCCGGCCGCGGCCAACCGCCCGCCCGACTCGCTCGCCGGCGTCGCCGCGCGGCTGCTGCCCAGCGTGGTCACCGTGCGGGTGGCGTCGAGCAGCGGTTCCGCGCTCGGCTCCGGCTTCGTGGTCTCGGCCGACGGTTATGTGATCACCAACGACCACGTGGTCGAGGGCGGCGGCACGCAGACCTTCACGGCCGTGTTCAGCGACGGCAACACCGTGTCGGCCAAGCTCGTCGGGCAAGACCCGGAATCCGACATCGCGGTGATCAAGCTGGCCAAAGACGGCCTGACGCCGGTCCAGTTCGGCGACTCCGACGCGATCGCGGTCGGTGACCCGGTGCTCGCGATCGGTTCGCCGCTGGCGCTGGCCAACACGGTCACCTCCGGCATCGTCAGCGCCGTCGACCGCACCATCCAGGCCGGCGACCCGGGCGGTCCGGTCCGCTACTACGCGGCGATCCAGACCGACGCGGCGGTCAACCAGGGCAACTCGGGCGGTCCGCTGGTCGACGCCGGCGGCCGGGTGATCGGCGTCAACGCGGTGATCAAGTCGCTGGCCGCCGACGAGCAGAGCGCCGGCAACATCGGCCTGGCCTTCGCCATCCCGATCAACCAGGCGAAGCGGGTGGCGCAGGACATCATCGACACCGGCAAGGCCCGCCGCACGGTGATCGGCGCCAAGGTGACCAGCGGTCGCACCACCGGCACCGGGG
This genomic interval from Asanoa ferruginea contains the following:
- a CDS encoding S1C family serine protease — translated: MTDGWNWQQPDGGRPSGQPGPRPMPPSSGVPTSPMPYNPGPAPFGPAPSGPAPFGSPPSGPAPASPWWSDALGDPWRDPHAPAAVVLQPTVTGAAEPEAVVDPDAPKPPGNRSVLLVAVVSALLAGLLGGSLGYAFAARNGIGGGRTALGGNGASPPAAANRPPDSLAGVAARLLPSVVTVRVASSSGSALGSGFVVSADGYVITNDHVVEGGGTQTFTAVFSDGNTVSAKLVGQDPESDIAVIKLAKDGLTPVQFGDSDAIAVGDPVLAIGSPLALANTVTSGIVSAVDRTIQAGDPGGPVRYYAAIQTDAAVNQGNSGGPLVDAGGRVIGVNAVIKSLAADEQSAGNIGLAFAIPINQAKRVAQDIIDTGKARRTVIGAKVTSGRTTGTGVRLDSVEPGGPAESAGLRAGDVVTRIDKHPLEEAIDLIALVRKYAPGAVVTVEFRRGSETQTASVTLAADAQ